GTGCATCAAACTGAAGGTACAGGCACCAGATCTCCGGTAAGGTAAAAACAACTGTGAGCAACAGATAAACGTACCATTTCCATTGCAGGAACTGCCGCCAGTCCTTTTGAATGATCCAATGCAGCAATAATCCACTTCCAATGGTGATCAGTACAAAGGGGCCTTTGGTCATTAATGCAAAGGCGGTAAAAAGGGCAGCAGGTATAATGTACCAGGCAGATCTTACAGCCTGCACCAGGTACCAGGATGCCGCAATCAGGAAACAGGTAAGATAAGGTTCGGCCCTTACATCATTACTGCTGATGATGGCATGCAATGCGGTGAGATAAATGAGTGCTGCTATTTGTGCAGTACCTGTGCCATAAAAGTGCCGGGCAAAGAGATAAGTAAATCTTGCACCTAACAGCCAACAGAGAAAGGCAGGCAATTTATAGGCAAATGTACTGATGCCGAATATTTTAAAACTCAGGGCGCTGATCCAGAAAGGCAGGTGTGGTTTATCCAGCCAGTCTGTTCCATCTGCAAACAGGTTCACCCAATCATTACGCCATACGATCTGTTTTGCGATTCCTGCATAGAGCGCCGCGTCCGGCTCCATTAATGTGGTGAATAATCCCGGAATAAGGGATAGGATGATAATAGCAACACACCAGGTATACCTGGTAGTAAGAGGATAGGTTTGCATGTGTACTAAGATAATGCATCGGGATGAGGGTGCTTACGAAAGCTGATACCGGATTCGTTCCACCAGATAAAGAGGCGGGAGATCAAAAAGCCTGTTATTAATCCAAAGATGGCTCCGCCTAATATATCCAGCGGATAATGTTTCCCCACATACACCTGCGCATACCCGATCATGAATGCCCAGACCCAAACCCAATACCAGTTGCGGATCCCCATATAACGGAAACTCCAGAACCAGAATGCAGCCAGGGCGAAATGATTAGAGGCATGGGAGGAAGGAAAACCATATCGTCCGCCGCAACCTATTATATGACGGAGGTGCCCCTCCAGGTCTTCATTATAACAGGGGCGAACCCTTTGGAATAAAGGCTTCAGGATACTGGCACTTCCATAATCAGCAATGGCGAATGTGATCAGGGTACCGATCAGGAAAAACAGGGCTTTATTCCGGCGGTATTTGATGAGGTATATCAGTACAAAAAGGTATAAGGGTACCCAGGTGAGTGCATTGCGCAGCAGCAGCATAAATGGGTCCAGGTATTCACTGGTACCTATATCGTGAATATGGATGAAAAGGTTTTCATCGAAGTTTTGTAACCAATCTTTCCAGTTCATCCTCTGAAATTCCTACATGGATGTTTCCTTATTGTTAAGAGAAGCATTCCTTAACATGGAATTAATGAAAAGGGCTTAAATTAGGAATATGGACGCTGCTATTATTGTTGTTATTGCACTGGCTGTTGTAGCATTACTGGCATTCCTGATCAGCAGGAACCGCCGTGACAGGAAAGAACTCTTCCCTCCCGGGTCCGGCGATGCTGTGTCTGATGAGAAGAAGGAGCAACTGGAAAACAAAGAAGAGTTATGAGATGCGCAGGCTGTAATTATCTTTCAGCATAACGCCCGTAAGCTGCAGCCTCAGGGCCTCGCTGATGAGATAGAACATTTTCTCTGCTGCCAGTTTATAAGGTAATCCTTCAGGCCTGATGTTCGAAATACAATTCCTGGCTTCATCTGTTAAGCCCGGCCGTGGCTGCCAGGTAAGGTATGCGCCCAGGCTGTCAGGAGAAGTAAGGCCAGGCCGCTCTCCTATTAAAACCAATACCAGCTTTACTCCCAGCAATTCACCTATTTCATCTCCTATGGCAACACGCCCCTGTTCCACCAGTTGTATCCGCGCACAGGATATTTTCTTTGCCTGCAACATAGGATACAGGTATGCCATTACGGGAACTGCATGATGATTAATGGCGGTGGCGGACAAACCATCTACCAGTATTATTCCGATGTCTGTATTTTCCGGGGTTAATGATAACCGGGAGCTTTCATTCAGCTGGCGGCCTTTATCCGGCCGTTGCAGATATACTGCACGGTCTGCTGCATTGCTATGCAGGAGGTTTGTTTCCCAGGGCTGTTTGCTCAATGTTGCGATATCCAAAGAAGAATAAACGGCATCCCTGGCATGTGCATGCGCCAGTTTAAAACGCAGCACTTCCTGCAATGGCATAGCCGTACCTGTACGGCCCAATGCAATACGTGCCGCGGTAAATACTTTTAATTCATGCCATGGGTCAGCTATGATCAGATCGTTCATTACAGGTAATTTTTAAGCAACAAATGGGAAGCGGTTACTGGCAACGACTTGCCATTCTCATCCATCAGTCCATATTTTATCAACCATTGCTCAAATTCCGGTGCAGGTCGTAAACCTAATACCTGCCTGATATAGAGGGCATCATGAAAAGAAGTGGATTGATAATTCAACATAATATCATCTGCACCCGGCACACCCATGATAAAGTTACAACCGGCTACGCCTAAAAGTGTTAAAAGATTATCCATATCGTCCTGATCTGCATTGGCATGATTTGTATAACATACATCCACCCCCATCGGTAATCCAAGCAGTTTACCACAGAAATGATCTTCCAATGCAGCCCGGATGATCTGTTTGCCGTCAAACAAATATTCAGGACCAATAAATCCCACCACGGTATTCACAAGCAGGGGATTGAAATGCCGGGCCACAGCATATGCTCTCGCCTCGCAGGTTTGCTGATCTACTCCTTCATGTGCGTTGGCAGATAAACTACTTCCCTGCCCCGTTTCGAAATACATCACATTATTTCCTGCCGTGCCGCGCTGAAGAGATAAAGCGGCATGATAGGCTTCTTCCAAAAGAGAAAGCTGTATGCCAAAACTCCTGTTTGTTTTCTCCGTACCGCCAATAGACTGAAAAACCAGGTCGACCGGTGCTTTATGCATGATCTGCAATGCAGTGGTAACATGGCATAATACACAGGACTGCGTAGGAATATCAAACTGCTGCCGCAGTTGATCGATGAGTGTTAACAGGCTTGTTACTGCAGCAGGACTGTCAGTAGCAGGATTTATCCCGATCACCGCATCCCCGCTGCCATATAGTAATCCATCCATCATAGCAGCAGCAATACCTTTTGCATCATCTGTATTATGATTAGGTTGTAAACGTACAGACAGCCGCCCTTTCATGCCGATCGTATTACGAAAACGGGTGATCACTTCTATCTTCTTCGCAACGCTGATAAGGTCCTGGTTACGCATTAGTTTTGATACCGCCGCTGCCATTTCAGGGGTGATCCCTTTTGCGATCTGCTGTAACGTAAACAGGTCTGCATAGTCACTAAGCAACCAATCCCGGAAAGCACCTACTGAAAAATGAG
This DNA window, taken from Chitinophaga niabensis, encodes the following:
- a CDS encoding phosphatase PAP2 family protein, whose protein sequence is MNWKDWLQNFDENLFIHIHDIGTSEYLDPFMLLLRNALTWVPLYLFVLIYLIKYRRNKALFFLIGTLITFAIADYGSASILKPLFQRVRPCYNEDLEGHLRHIIGCGGRYGFPSSHASNHFALAAFWFWSFRYMGIRNWYWVWVWAFMIGYAQVYVGKHYPLDILGGAIFGLITGFLISRLFIWWNESGISFRKHPHPDALS
- the eutC gene encoding ethanolamine ammonia-lyase subunit EutC; this encodes MNDLIIADPWHELKVFTAARIALGRTGTAMPLQEVLRFKLAHAHARDAVYSSLDIATLSKQPWETNLLHSNAADRAVYLQRPDKGRQLNESSRLSLTPENTDIGIILVDGLSATAINHHAVPVMAYLYPMLQAKKISCARIQLVEQGRVAIGDEIGELLGVKLVLVLIGERPGLTSPDSLGAYLTWQPRPGLTDEARNCISNIRPEGLPYKLAAEKMFYLISEALRLQLTGVMLKDNYSLRIS
- a CDS encoding ethanolamine ammonia-lyase subunit EutB, producing the protein MAYKTTIQQHTYVFSDLKTLLAKASPYRSGDVLAGLAADSYEERVAAQMALAEVPLKNFLQETVIPYETDEITRLIIDTHNTTAFEPISHFSVGAFRDWLLSDYADLFTLQQIAKGITPEMAAAVSKLMRNQDLISVAKKIEVITRFRNTIGMKGRLSVRLQPNHNTDDAKGIAAAMMDGLLYGSGDAVIGINPATDSPAAVTSLLTLIDQLRQQFDIPTQSCVLCHVTTALQIMHKAPVDLVFQSIGGTEKTNRSFGIQLSLLEEAYHAALSLQRGTAGNNVMYFETGQGSSLSANAHEGVDQQTCEARAYAVARHFNPLLVNTVVGFIGPEYLFDGKQIIRAALEDHFCGKLLGLPMGVDVCYTNHANADQDDMDNLLTLLGVAGCNFIMGVPGADDIMLNYQSTSFHDALYIRQVLGLRPAPEFEQWLIKYGLMDENGKSLPVTASHLLLKNYL